In Stigmatopora nigra isolate UIUO_SnigA chromosome 2, RoL_Snig_1.1, whole genome shotgun sequence, a single window of DNA contains:
- the wdr26b gene encoding WD repeat-containing protein 26 isoform X2, translating into MQANGAGQEAAELSSLGAGQNGESSTTTTAATGAAATSDDDGGGGGSRHRLLTFLLSRGDNGNGVGTSNGSSAACGTSAAASSGSEVGSLKKKKRLSQAEEDVIRLIGQHLHGLGLNQTVDMLMQESGCRLEHSSASKFRNHVMEGEWDKAENDLNELRALMHSPNAIVRMKFLLLQQKYLEHLEDGKVLEALQVLRGELTPLKYNTDRIHVLSGYLMCSHAEDLRAKAEWEGKGAASRGRLLDKLQTYLPPSVMLPPRRLQNLLRQAAELQRDRCLYHNTKLDGGAESASLLSDHVCSRKQFPCYTQQILTEHCNEVWFCKFSNDGTKLATGSKDTTVIVWQVDPESHQLKLLRTLEGHAYGVSYLAWSPDDTYLIACGPDDCSELWLWNVQTGELRTKMSQSHEDSLTSVAWNPDGKRFVTGGQRGQFYQCDLDGNLLDSWEGVRVQCLWCLSDGRTVLASDTHQRIRGYNFEDLADRNIVQEDHPIMSFTVSKNGRLAVLNVATQGVHLWDLQDRVLVRKYQGVTQGFYTIHSCFGGHNEDFIASGSEDHKVYIWHRRGELPIAELTGHTRTVNCVSWNPAIPGLMASASDDGTVRVWGPAPFLDPQEADAPNGTANGGAVANASPVGSRNLEILHSLLRERQ; encoded by the exons atgcAGGCGAACGGAGCGGGGCAAGAAGCGGCCGAGCTTTCCTCCCTGGGCGCCGGGCAGAACGGCGAGTCGTCCACGACGACAACGGCAGCGACAGGGGCGGCGGCGACTagcgacgacgacggcggagGCGGTGGAAGCAGGCACCGGCTGCTCACCTTTCTGCTCTCCAGAGGGGACAACGGCAACGGTGTGGGCACCAGCAACGGCTCGTCCGCCGCTTGCGGGACGTCCGCCGCGGCCTCCTCGGGCTCCGAAGTGGGCtcgctgaagaagaagaagcgctTGTCGCAGGCGGAGGAAGATGTCATCCGGCTCATAGGACAACATCTCCACGGCCTGGGGCTCAA TCAGACGGTGGACATGTTGATGCAGGAGTCGGGCTGCAGACTGGAGCACTCGTCGGCAAGCAAGTTCCGCAACCACGTCATGGAGGGCGAGTGGGATAAG GCTGAGAATGATCTCAATGAACTGAGAGCGCTGATGCATTCGCCCAACGCCATTGTG cgtaTGAAGTTTTTGCTGCTGCAGCAAAAGTATTTAGAGCACCTGGAAGACGGCAAGGTCCTGGAGGCTCTGCAAGTGCTCCGTGGGGAGTTGACGCCGCTCAAGTACAACACGGACCGCATCCACGTGCTCAGCGG CTATCTCATGTGCAGCCACGCCGAGGACCTGAGGGCCAAGGCGGAGTGGGAGGGCAAAGGCGCGGCCTCCCGCGGCCGACTGCTGGACAAGCTTCAGA CCTACCTGCCGCCGTCGGTGATGCTGCCCCCGCGGCGGCTGCAGAACCTCCTGCGACAGGCGGCCGAGCTGCAGAGGGACCGCTGCCTCTACCACAACACCAAGCTGGACGGCGGGGCCGAGTCGGCGTCGCTGCTGAGCGACCACGTGTGCAGCCGCAAGCAGTTCCCGTGTTACACGCAGCAGATTCTGACGGAGCACTGCAACGAAGTGTGGTTCTGCAAGTTCTCTAACGACGGCACCAAGCTGGCCACCGGCTCCAAAGACACCACCGTCATCGTCTGGCAGGTGGACCCG GAGAGCCACCAGCTCAAGCTACTTCGGACTTTGGAGGGCCACGCGTACGGGGTGTCCTACCTGGCGTGGAGCCCCGACGATACCTACCTGATCGCTTGCGGCCCCGACGATTGCTCCGAGCTCTGGCTCTGGAATGTTcag ACGGGGGAGCTGCGGACCAAGATGTCCCAATCCCACGAGGATAGCCTGACCAGCGTGGCCTGGAACCCCGACGGCAAACGCTTTGTCACCGGGGGCCAGAGGGGACAGTTCTATCAATGC GACCTGGACGGAAACCTGCTGGACTCGTGGGAGGGCGTGAGGGTGCAGTGCCTGTGGTGCCTGAGCGACGGCAGGACGGTGCTGGCGTCGGACACCCACCAACGCATCCGGGGCTACAACTTTGAGGACCTCGCCGACAGAAACAT AGTGCAGGAGGACCACCCAATCATGTCTTTTACTGTTTCCAAGAACGGAAGATTAGCTGTGTTGAATGTAGCGACTCAG GGAGTGCACTTGTGGGACCTCCAGGACCGAGTGCTGGTCAGGAAATATCAAGGGGTGACCCAGGGCTTCTACACCATCCACTCCTGCTTCGGAGGACACAACGAAGACTTTATCGCCAGCGGCAGCGAAG ACCACAAAGTGTACATCTGGCACCGGCGGGGCGAACTTCCCATCGCCGAGCTGACGGGCCACACGCGCACCGTCAACTGCGTGAGCTGGAACCCCGCCATCCCGGGCCTCATGGCGTCGGCCTCCGACGACGGCACGGTGCGCGTCTGGGGGCCGGCGCCCTTCCTGGACCCGCAGGAGGCGGACGCGCCCAACGGTACGGCCAACGGGGGCGCAGTGGCAAACGCTTCTCCCGTGGGAAGTAGAAATTTAGAAATTCTGCACAGTCTCCTTCGAGAACGGCAGTAA
- the wdr26b gene encoding WD repeat-containing protein 26 isoform X1, whose protein sequence is MQANGAGQEAAELSSLGAGQNGESSTTTTAATGAAATSDDDGGGGGSRHRLLTFLLSRGDNGNGVGTSNGSSAACGTSAAASSGSEVGSLKKKKRLSQAEEDVIRLIGQHLHGLGLNQTVDMLMQESGCRLEHSSASKFRNHVMEGEWDKAENDLNELRALMHSPNAIVRMKFLLLQQKYLEHLEDGKVLEALQVLRGELTPLKYNTDRIHVLSGYLMCSHAEDLRAKAEWEGKGAASRGRLLDKLQTYLPPSVMLPPRRLQNLLRQAAELQRDRCLYHNTKLDGGAESASLLSDHVCSRKQFPCYTQQILTEHCNEVWFCKFSNDGTKLATGSKDTTVIVWQVDPESHQLKLLRTLEGHAYGVSYLAWSPDDTYLIACGPDDCSELWLWNVQTGELRTKMSQSHEDSLTSVAWNPDGKRFVTGGQRGQFYQCDLDGNLLDSWEGVRVQCLWCLSDGRTVLASDTHQRIRGYNFEDLADRNIVQEDHPIMSFTVSKNGRLAVLNVATQGVHLWDLQDRVLVRKYQGVTQGFYTIHSCFGGHNEDFIASGSEDHKVYIWHRRGELPIAELTGHTRTVNCVSWNPAIPAPFLDPQEADAPNGTANGGAVANASPVGSRNLEILHSLLRERQ, encoded by the exons atgcAGGCGAACGGAGCGGGGCAAGAAGCGGCCGAGCTTTCCTCCCTGGGCGCCGGGCAGAACGGCGAGTCGTCCACGACGACAACGGCAGCGACAGGGGCGGCGGCGACTagcgacgacgacggcggagGCGGTGGAAGCAGGCACCGGCTGCTCACCTTTCTGCTCTCCAGAGGGGACAACGGCAACGGTGTGGGCACCAGCAACGGCTCGTCCGCCGCTTGCGGGACGTCCGCCGCGGCCTCCTCGGGCTCCGAAGTGGGCtcgctgaagaagaagaagcgctTGTCGCAGGCGGAGGAAGATGTCATCCGGCTCATAGGACAACATCTCCACGGCCTGGGGCTCAA TCAGACGGTGGACATGTTGATGCAGGAGTCGGGCTGCAGACTGGAGCACTCGTCGGCAAGCAAGTTCCGCAACCACGTCATGGAGGGCGAGTGGGATAAG GCTGAGAATGATCTCAATGAACTGAGAGCGCTGATGCATTCGCCCAACGCCATTGTG cgtaTGAAGTTTTTGCTGCTGCAGCAAAAGTATTTAGAGCACCTGGAAGACGGCAAGGTCCTGGAGGCTCTGCAAGTGCTCCGTGGGGAGTTGACGCCGCTCAAGTACAACACGGACCGCATCCACGTGCTCAGCGG CTATCTCATGTGCAGCCACGCCGAGGACCTGAGGGCCAAGGCGGAGTGGGAGGGCAAAGGCGCGGCCTCCCGCGGCCGACTGCTGGACAAGCTTCAGA CCTACCTGCCGCCGTCGGTGATGCTGCCCCCGCGGCGGCTGCAGAACCTCCTGCGACAGGCGGCCGAGCTGCAGAGGGACCGCTGCCTCTACCACAACACCAAGCTGGACGGCGGGGCCGAGTCGGCGTCGCTGCTGAGCGACCACGTGTGCAGCCGCAAGCAGTTCCCGTGTTACACGCAGCAGATTCTGACGGAGCACTGCAACGAAGTGTGGTTCTGCAAGTTCTCTAACGACGGCACCAAGCTGGCCACCGGCTCCAAAGACACCACCGTCATCGTCTGGCAGGTGGACCCG GAGAGCCACCAGCTCAAGCTACTTCGGACTTTGGAGGGCCACGCGTACGGGGTGTCCTACCTGGCGTGGAGCCCCGACGATACCTACCTGATCGCTTGCGGCCCCGACGATTGCTCCGAGCTCTGGCTCTGGAATGTTcag ACGGGGGAGCTGCGGACCAAGATGTCCCAATCCCACGAGGATAGCCTGACCAGCGTGGCCTGGAACCCCGACGGCAAACGCTTTGTCACCGGGGGCCAGAGGGGACAGTTCTATCAATGC GACCTGGACGGAAACCTGCTGGACTCGTGGGAGGGCGTGAGGGTGCAGTGCCTGTGGTGCCTGAGCGACGGCAGGACGGTGCTGGCGTCGGACACCCACCAACGCATCCGGGGCTACAACTTTGAGGACCTCGCCGACAGAAACAT AGTGCAGGAGGACCACCCAATCATGTCTTTTACTGTTTCCAAGAACGGAAGATTAGCTGTGTTGAATGTAGCGACTCAG GGAGTGCACTTGTGGGACCTCCAGGACCGAGTGCTGGTCAGGAAATATCAAGGGGTGACCCAGGGCTTCTACACCATCCACTCCTGCTTCGGAGGACACAACGAAGACTTTATCGCCAGCGGCAGCGAAG ACCACAAAGTGTACATCTGGCACCGGCGGGGCGAACTTCCCATCGCCGAGCTGACGGGCCACACGCGCACCGTCAACTGCGTGAGCTGGAACCCCGCCATCCCGG CGCCCTTCCTGGACCCGCAGGAGGCGGACGCGCCCAACGGTACGGCCAACGGGGGCGCAGTGGCAAACGCTTCTCCCGTGGGAAGTAGAAATTTAGAAATTCTGCACAGTCTCCTTCGAGAACGGCAGTAA
- the adcy3b gene encoding adenylate cyclase type 3 isoform X2 codes for MANRVCHLDTMAQPPTLSPDSSEKLYQSYFRRQRRRGVPTLLLFAALFNGFVVVTAAAAFDPRQAATLAAAAVGLLADAAFHQLYRRRRLPAWPAWRGAVRVAVRGAVPYLLWLTVSLHVLCYVGLRFGHASQAGDALGWQAFFSFCLFLTLPLKLPILLLLSGISCGIHVLLLGVTVARTSAATAEEDLDGPMLVRQLLANVMLYLCAAAAGWLWYRMSDGKYRTAFLEARQSLEVKITLEEQSTQQEELLLSILPKHIADEMLRGLKDQADPERPRQPLQFNTMYMYRHEHVSILFADIVGFTQLSSSCSAQELVKLLNQLFARFDKLAERHHQLRIKILGDCYYCICGLPDFRQDHAACSIAMGLSMVEAISYVREKTKTDVDMRVGVHTGTVLGGVLGQKRWQFDVWSTDVTVANKMESGGIPGRVHISHSTKESLHGEFELEPGNGGDRCEYLLDKGVATYLVVVPKRTAPRPSPEVSALDGGPLPEITPFRIVFSQESAVLPTGTSRLLMEAPESPSGREGCRSLAEHVINARLQRELRERETQQILKNVIRPVWLSFVDGELEAHFSSEKEKRGAAALACCALLLLFVTAMEVFIDPLLTVNYVTLAIGEVLLLILSACSAAAFYPRFFSKKLVSFSLWLDRTRWARNTWAAAAIFVITMALIADMLSCVPPRRQAVNGTPAPLGRCAQNPKHYGSMAVAALMATAVLVQVGHLIKLGLMALVVAATGAVNIHGWRETYDYYDFVHFTSHGTATVPSKYLMTATTAVMMLCLYLFSRHSERQSRELFLWKVGVHRQKEKVLEMRRWNQALVANMLPEHVAKHFLGAKKRDEELYSQAYQEAGVMFASIPNFSDFYTEESINNGGIECLRILNEIISDFDALLDKEQFRHITKIKTIGSTYMAASGLAPKSHAKVHLPGTTEWSEKSVASDWRHLADLADFSLAMKVTLDNLNKQSFNNFMLRIGVNKGAVLAGVIGARKPHYDIWGNTVNVASRMESTGVMGNIQVVEDCYHILKDYDFRFVRRGPIFVKGKGELLTFFMKGKGPAKENASRLLPTTTLPHQVVRVSSPQDP; via the exons ATGGCCAACCGGGTGTGTCACTTGGACACGATGGCGCAGCCACCCACTCTGAGCCCCGACTCCTCGGAGAAACTGTACCAGAGCTACTTCCGGCGCCAGAGGCGGCGTGGCGTTCCGACGCTGCTGCTGTTCGCCGCCCTCTTCAACGGCTTCGTGGTGGTCACGGCGGCCGCGGCGTTCGACCCGCGCCAGGCGGCCACGCTGGCGGCCGCCGCCGTCGGCCTGTTGGCCGACGCCGCCTTCCACCAGCTGTACCGGCGCCGGAGGCTCCCCGCTTGGCCGGCGTGGCGGGGGGCCGTCCGGGTGGCCGTCCGGGGTGCCGTCCCTTACCTCCTGTGGCTGACGGTCAGCCTCCACGTGCTGTGCTACGTGGGGCTGCGCTTCGGCCACGCGTCCCAAGCCGGGGACGCTCTGGGCTGgcaggcttttttctctttctgccTCTTCTTGACTCTGCCGCTCAAGCTGCCGATCCTGCTGCTGCTCTCGGGGATCTCCTGCGGGATCCACGTCCTGCTCCTCGGGGTGACCGTGGCCCGGAcgtcggcggcgacggcggaGGAGGACTTGGACGGGCCCATGCTGGTCCGACAG CTCTTGGCCAACGTGATGCTGTACCTGTGCGCCGCCGCGGCCGGATGGCTGTGGTACCGCATGTCCGACGGGAAGTACCGGACGGCCTTTTTGGAGGCGCGGCAGTCGCTGGAGGTCAAAATCACGCTGGAGGAGCAGAGCACGCAACAG GAGGAGTTGCTGCTGTCCATCCTGCCAAAACACATCGCCGACGAGATGCTGCGCGGCTTGAAGGACCAAGCCGACCCGGAGCGACCGCGCCAGCCGCTGCAGTTCAACACCATGTACATGTACCGCCACGAACACGTCAG CATCCTGTTTGCCGACATCGTGGGCTTCACGCAACTGTCGTCCAGCTGCAGCGCTCAAGAGCTGGTCAAGCTCCTCAACCAGCTCTTTGCCCGTTTCGACAAACTGGCCGAG CGACACCATCAACTGCGCATCAAAATCTTGGGCGACTGCTACTACTGCATCTGCGGTCTCCCCGACTTCCGCCAGGACCACGCCGCCTGCTCTATCGCCATGGGACTGTCCATGGTGGAAGCCATCTC TTACGTGCGGGAGAAGACCAAGACGGACGTGGACATGCGAGTGGGCGTGCACACGGGAACCGTGCTGGGCGGAGTCCTGGGACAGAAGCGCTGGCAGTTTGACGTTTGGTCCACCGACGTCACCGTGGCCAATAAGATGGAGTCTGGCGGGATTCCCGG GCGGGTGCACATTTCCCACAGTACCAAGGAGAGTCTCCACGGCGAGTTTGAACTGGAGCCCGGCAACGGCGGCGACCGCTGCGAGTACCTTCTGGACAAAGGCGTGGCCACCTACTTGGTGGTGGTTCCCAAAAGGACGGCGCCCCGACCCAGTCCAGAGGTGAGCGCGCTCGACGGCGGCCCACTGCCGGAAATCACGCCGTTCCGTATCGTCTTCTCCCAGGAGTCGGCCGTCTTGCCCACCGGAACGTCTCGGCTGTTGATGGAGGCTCCGGAATCGCCGTCTGGTCGGGAG GGGTGCCGTTCGCTGGCGGAACACGTGATCAACGCGCGACTCCAGCGGGAGCTCCGGGAGAGAGAGACGCAGCAAAT ATTGAAGAACGTCATCCGTCCCGTCTGGCTGAGCTTCGTGGACGGCGAGCTGGAGGCGCACTTCTCCTCGGAGAAGGAGAAGCGCGGCGCGGCCGCCCTGGCCTGCTGCGCCCTGCTGCTGCTCTTCGTCACCGCAATGGAGGTCTTCATCGACCCGCT ACTGACGGTGAACTATGTGACGCTGGCCATCGGGGAAGTCCTCTTACTCATCCTGAGCGCCTGCTCGGCGGCGGCCTTCTACCCGCGG TTTTTCTCCAAGAAGCTGGTGTCCTTCTCTCTGTGGCTGGACCGCACGCGCTGGGCCAGAAACACctgggcggcggcggccatcttTGTGATCACCATGGCCCTGATCGCCGACATG CTGAGCTGCGTCCCGCCTCGCCGGCAGGCAGTCAACGGCACACCGGCGCCGTTGGGCCGCTGCGCCCAGAACCCCAAGCACTACGGCTCCATGGCCGTGGCGGCGTTGATGGCCACCGCCGTGCTGGTGCAGGTGGGCCACCTGATCAAGCTGGGCCTGATGGCGCTGGTGGTGGCGGCCACGGGGGCCGTCAACATCCACGGCTGGCGGGAGAcctacgactactacgacttTGTGCACTTTACGTCCCACGG GACAGCCACGGTCCCGTCCAAGTACCTGATGACCGCCACGACGGCGGTGATGATGCTCTGCCTCTACCTGTTCTCCCGACAC TCGGAGCGGCAATCCCGGGAGTTGTTCCTTTGGAAGGTGGGCGTGCATCGACAGAAGGAGAAAGTGCTGGAGATGAGACGCTGGAACCAAGCGCTGGTGGCCAACATGCTGCCCGAGCACGTGGCCAAGCACTTCCTGGGCGCCAAGAAGCGAGACGAG GAGCTGTACAGTCAAGCCTACCAAGAAGCGGGCGTCATGTTCGCCTCCATCCCCAACTTCTCCGACTTTTACACCGAAGAGAGCATCAACAACGGCGGCATCGAGTGCCTGCGGATCCTCAACGAGATCATCTCCGACTTTGACGCC TTGCTGGACAAGGAGCAGTTCCGCCACATCACCAAGATCAAGACCATCGGGAGCACCTACATGGCGGCTTCGGGACTGGCCCCAAAGAGCCACGCCAAAGTCCATCTCCCAGGTACAACGGAATGGTCTGAGAAAAGCGTGGCCTCCGACTGGCGCCACCTGGCCGACCTGGCCGACTTCTCTTTGGCCATGAAAGTCACCCTGGACAACCTCAACAAGCAGTCCTTCAATAACTTCATGCTCAGAATCG GTGTGAATAAAGGCGCCGTCCTGGCCGGCGTGATCGGCGCTCGCAAACCTCATTACGACATCTGGGGCAACACGGTCAACGTGGCCAGCAGGATGGAGTCCACCGGCGTCATGGGAAACATTCAG GTGGTGGAGGACTGCTACCACATTCTCAAGGACTACGACTTCCGCTTTGTGCGAAGGGGCCCCATTTTCGTCAAAGGCAAAGGGGAACTTCTCACCTTCTTCATGAAGGGAAAGGGGCCTGCAAAAGAAAACGCAAGCCGCCTTCTTCCCACGACCACTCTTCCTCATCAAGTGGTGCGCGTTAGTTCACCCCAGGACCCTTGA
- the adcy3b gene encoding adenylate cyclase type 3 isoform X1, with protein MANRVCHLDTMAQPPTLSPDSSEKLYQSYFRRQRRRGVPTLLLFAALFNGFVVVTAAAAFDPRQAATLAAAAVGLLADAAFHQLYRRRRLPAWPAWRGAVRVAVRGAVPYLLWLTVSLHVLCYVGLRFGHASQAGDALGWQAFFSFCLFLTLPLKLPILLLLSGISCGIHVLLLGVTVARTSAATAEEDLDGPMLVRQLLANVMLYLCAAAAGWLWYRMSDGKYRTAFLEARQSLEVKITLEEQSTQQEELLLSILPKHIADEMLRGLKDQADPERPRQPLQFNTMYMYRHEHVSILFADIVGFTQLSSSCSAQELVKLLNQLFARFDKLAERHHQLRIKILGDCYYCICGLPDFRQDHAACSIAMGLSMVEAISYVREKTKTDVDMRVGVHTGTVLGGVLGQKRWQFDVWSTDVTVANKMESGGIPGRVHISHSTKESLHGEFELEPGNGGDRCEYLLDKGVATYLVVVPKRTAPRPSPEESAVLPTGTSRLLMEAPESPSGREGCRSLAEHVINARLQRELRERETQQILKNVIRPVWLSFVDGELEAHFSSEKEKRGAAALACCALLLLFVTAMEVFIDPLLTVNYVTLAIGEVLLLILSACSAAAFYPRFFSKKLVSFSLWLDRTRWARNTWAAAAIFVITMALIADMLSCVPPRRQAVNGTPAPLGRCAQNPKHYGSMAVAALMATAVLVQVGHLIKLGLMALVVAATGAVNIHGWRETYDYYDFVHFTSHGTATVPSKYLMTATTAVMMLCLYLFSRHVSQSAEAVASRHLRARMSLCVCVCVCVTQSERQSRELFLWKVGVHRQKEKVLEMRRWNQALVANMLPEHVAKHFLGAKKRDEELYSQAYQEAGVMFASIPNFSDFYTEESINNGGIECLRILNEIISDFDALLDKEQFRHITKIKTIGSTYMAASGLAPKSHAKVHLPGTTEWSEKSVASDWRHLADLADFSLAMKVTLDNLNKQSFNNFMLRIGVNKGAVLAGVIGARKPHYDIWGNTVNVASRMESTGVMGNIQVVEDCYHILKDYDFRFVRRGPIFVKGKGELLTFFMKGKGPAKENASRLLPTTTLPHQVVRVSSPQDP; from the exons ATGGCCAACCGGGTGTGTCACTTGGACACGATGGCGCAGCCACCCACTCTGAGCCCCGACTCCTCGGAGAAACTGTACCAGAGCTACTTCCGGCGCCAGAGGCGGCGTGGCGTTCCGACGCTGCTGCTGTTCGCCGCCCTCTTCAACGGCTTCGTGGTGGTCACGGCGGCCGCGGCGTTCGACCCGCGCCAGGCGGCCACGCTGGCGGCCGCCGCCGTCGGCCTGTTGGCCGACGCCGCCTTCCACCAGCTGTACCGGCGCCGGAGGCTCCCCGCTTGGCCGGCGTGGCGGGGGGCCGTCCGGGTGGCCGTCCGGGGTGCCGTCCCTTACCTCCTGTGGCTGACGGTCAGCCTCCACGTGCTGTGCTACGTGGGGCTGCGCTTCGGCCACGCGTCCCAAGCCGGGGACGCTCTGGGCTGgcaggcttttttctctttctgccTCTTCTTGACTCTGCCGCTCAAGCTGCCGATCCTGCTGCTGCTCTCGGGGATCTCCTGCGGGATCCACGTCCTGCTCCTCGGGGTGACCGTGGCCCGGAcgtcggcggcgacggcggaGGAGGACTTGGACGGGCCCATGCTGGTCCGACAG CTCTTGGCCAACGTGATGCTGTACCTGTGCGCCGCCGCGGCCGGATGGCTGTGGTACCGCATGTCCGACGGGAAGTACCGGACGGCCTTTTTGGAGGCGCGGCAGTCGCTGGAGGTCAAAATCACGCTGGAGGAGCAGAGCACGCAACAG GAGGAGTTGCTGCTGTCCATCCTGCCAAAACACATCGCCGACGAGATGCTGCGCGGCTTGAAGGACCAAGCCGACCCGGAGCGACCGCGCCAGCCGCTGCAGTTCAACACCATGTACATGTACCGCCACGAACACGTCAG CATCCTGTTTGCCGACATCGTGGGCTTCACGCAACTGTCGTCCAGCTGCAGCGCTCAAGAGCTGGTCAAGCTCCTCAACCAGCTCTTTGCCCGTTTCGACAAACTGGCCGAG CGACACCATCAACTGCGCATCAAAATCTTGGGCGACTGCTACTACTGCATCTGCGGTCTCCCCGACTTCCGCCAGGACCACGCCGCCTGCTCTATCGCCATGGGACTGTCCATGGTGGAAGCCATCTC TTACGTGCGGGAGAAGACCAAGACGGACGTGGACATGCGAGTGGGCGTGCACACGGGAACCGTGCTGGGCGGAGTCCTGGGACAGAAGCGCTGGCAGTTTGACGTTTGGTCCACCGACGTCACCGTGGCCAATAAGATGGAGTCTGGCGGGATTCCCGG GCGGGTGCACATTTCCCACAGTACCAAGGAGAGTCTCCACGGCGAGTTTGAACTGGAGCCCGGCAACGGCGGCGACCGCTGCGAGTACCTTCTGGACAAAGGCGTGGCCACCTACTTGGTGGTGGTTCCCAAAAGGACGGCGCCCCGACCCAGTCCAGAG GAGTCGGCCGTCTTGCCCACCGGAACGTCTCGGCTGTTGATGGAGGCTCCGGAATCGCCGTCTGGTCGGGAG GGGTGCCGTTCGCTGGCGGAACACGTGATCAACGCGCGACTCCAGCGGGAGCTCCGGGAGAGAGAGACGCAGCAAAT ATTGAAGAACGTCATCCGTCCCGTCTGGCTGAGCTTCGTGGACGGCGAGCTGGAGGCGCACTTCTCCTCGGAGAAGGAGAAGCGCGGCGCGGCCGCCCTGGCCTGCTGCGCCCTGCTGCTGCTCTTCGTCACCGCAATGGAGGTCTTCATCGACCCGCT ACTGACGGTGAACTATGTGACGCTGGCCATCGGGGAAGTCCTCTTACTCATCCTGAGCGCCTGCTCGGCGGCGGCCTTCTACCCGCGG TTTTTCTCCAAGAAGCTGGTGTCCTTCTCTCTGTGGCTGGACCGCACGCGCTGGGCCAGAAACACctgggcggcggcggccatcttTGTGATCACCATGGCCCTGATCGCCGACATG CTGAGCTGCGTCCCGCCTCGCCGGCAGGCAGTCAACGGCACACCGGCGCCGTTGGGCCGCTGCGCCCAGAACCCCAAGCACTACGGCTCCATGGCCGTGGCGGCGTTGATGGCCACCGCCGTGCTGGTGCAGGTGGGCCACCTGATCAAGCTGGGCCTGATGGCGCTGGTGGTGGCGGCCACGGGGGCCGTCAACATCCACGGCTGGCGGGAGAcctacgactactacgacttTGTGCACTTTACGTCCCACGG GACAGCCACGGTCCCGTCCAAGTACCTGATGACCGCCACGACGGCGGTGATGATGCTCTGCCTCTACCTGTTCTCCCGACACGTAAGCCAATCTGCCGAAGCCGTTGCCTCCCGCCACTTGCGTGCGCgtatgtctctgtgtgtgtgtgtgtgtgtgtgtgtgacgcaGTCGGAGCGGCAATCCCGGGAGTTGTTCCTTTGGAAGGTGGGCGTGCATCGACAGAAGGAGAAAGTGCTGGAGATGAGACGCTGGAACCAAGCGCTGGTGGCCAACATGCTGCCCGAGCACGTGGCCAAGCACTTCCTGGGCGCCAAGAAGCGAGACGAG GAGCTGTACAGTCAAGCCTACCAAGAAGCGGGCGTCATGTTCGCCTCCATCCCCAACTTCTCCGACTTTTACACCGAAGAGAGCATCAACAACGGCGGCATCGAGTGCCTGCGGATCCTCAACGAGATCATCTCCGACTTTGACGCC TTGCTGGACAAGGAGCAGTTCCGCCACATCACCAAGATCAAGACCATCGGGAGCACCTACATGGCGGCTTCGGGACTGGCCCCAAAGAGCCACGCCAAAGTCCATCTCCCAGGTACAACGGAATGGTCTGAGAAAAGCGTGGCCTCCGACTGGCGCCACCTGGCCGACCTGGCCGACTTCTCTTTGGCCATGAAAGTCACCCTGGACAACCTCAACAAGCAGTCCTTCAATAACTTCATGCTCAGAATCG GTGTGAATAAAGGCGCCGTCCTGGCCGGCGTGATCGGCGCTCGCAAACCTCATTACGACATCTGGGGCAACACGGTCAACGTGGCCAGCAGGATGGAGTCCACCGGCGTCATGGGAAACATTCAG GTGGTGGAGGACTGCTACCACATTCTCAAGGACTACGACTTCCGCTTTGTGCGAAGGGGCCCCATTTTCGTCAAAGGCAAAGGGGAACTTCTCACCTTCTTCATGAAGGGAAAGGGGCCTGCAAAAGAAAACGCAAGCCGCCTTCTTCCCACGACCACTCTTCCTCATCAAGTGGTGCGCGTTAGTTCACCCCAGGACCCTTGA